The Erigeron canadensis isolate Cc75 chromosome 1, C_canadensis_v1, whole genome shotgun sequence genome segment AGCTTGAATTTCTATTTTATGTAACAGGGATATTGTTTTTGCGACAAAAAATGGATGTGAGAGTGTGCGTGACTCGGTTTGTAGCCTTGCACGACAAGGTTGGGTAGctgtaaatgatgggttggcTGATGGGTCCTGGTCAGTTAGCACTAGGGTTGGCTGATGGGTGTGTGCATCCATAAATGCTTTAAGAAGCCAAGAGTAAGATGGTATGTCTTCATTTTTCAGAAGACCGGCACCGAATGTCACACATTTATTGTGATTGTCAACCCCTGTAAAAGGCACAAACACCATCTTGTACCTAGACGAAAATGAATGTAGTTATATGAATTGTACatgatatacaaaaatatagCAAAGAAAAGAGAACCGAGAACTGTTACTTGTTTGTGCTGTATGTCGCATCAAAAGCAATGACATCTCCAAACTCTTTGTAGTTGCACTTTGATGTTTCATCAGCAAAGAAAAGACAAACCAGCTCATCTTTATCGCATTTATAATCAAACGAAAACTCAGGCAAACACACTGATCTGTTTCTTAGTTTATTGACAAGCATCTGTGCATCCCTATTACCCACGAAAAGGTTAATGGCTGCTTTCGTGTTCTTATAATCATCTACAGTTCCCCGAACATTCTGGTAACCTCCGTTCATGGCCGCACGTAACCTATATGCCTTTGTAGCACCTATATTATTTGTCGAAACATTTTGGATAAAAACCTGGTCCTCAAATAAGAGTTTCCTACAAGGTTTTGACAAATGTTTTTTTCTCTCGTCTATCATAGGATGGTTATGCTTCTCTTCAAATTCATATAACACCCAAAAATCAgtaccttttttgtttttcagcTTAATACGGGCATCACAACCAGTAATTGCATAGTTAGAATTTCGACGATTTCTACTACTTTCAAGCACATCATTCAGTAATGTGTCAATGGCTTGAACTTTCTTTGGTTGACCTTCTTTATTGCACACATAGTACTTGTTTGATACAGTACGATCCTTTCTATATTTTACCGATGCTTTGCGAACTACGAAACCAGCTTTTTCAGCATACTTTTCATACATGTCTAATGCTGTTTCTGGTTTGTCCCAAACAGAATTCACAATTGGTTTCATGTCTTCAGGAACATTTAGAG includes the following:
- the LOC122590547 gene encoding protein FAR1-RELATED SEQUENCE 5-like, with the protein product MDILDLTTPTHHNNANVVEGIEETPNDTIKHWVPLNVPEDMKPIVNSVWDKPETALDMYEKYAEKAGFVVRKASVKYRKDRTVSNKYYVCNKEGQPKKVQAIDTLLNDVLESSRNRRNSNYAITGCDARIKLKNKKGTDFWVLYEFEEKHNHPMIDERKKHLSKPCRKLLFEDQVFIQNVSTNNIGATKAYRLRAAMNGGYQNVRGTVDDYKNTKAAINLFVGNRDAQMLVNKLRNRSVCLPEFSFDYKCDKDELVCLFFADETSKCNYKEFGDVIAFDATYSTNK